In Symmachiella dynata, the following are encoded in one genomic region:
- a CDS encoding Gfo/Idh/MocA family protein, with protein MSAPENKIPRRRFLKSTLATAGAAAIAPMVIPSSALGLDGAVAPSERVVVGGIGIGNRGTYDLSCFLEQPDVQFAAVCDIKEARRTAVKKIADDHHGNQNCDTYRDFRELLDRKDIDAVLIATGPNWHATAAMTAAKAGKDMYCEKPCTKNIAQSLILKDTMRRTGRVFQAGTQRRNLPHFAFACELARTGKLGKLKRVYAHPAGMQAMMSGWLPAEPEPDKEVVDWNMYLGPAAWRPFNAKLLDGFNFEKGGGLVGGGVLEWGSHCVDLCQWAVDDCPPPVVYDPPKDGQLVARYENGVELVFREDGWIPLGSCPVRFEGEDGWVEAGDSGKLVLSSPALLAGRTVEEIGGYPATFHVRDFLDCVKTRSKPKGNADAACNAHIACHAANIALSLDRQVKYDNETHTFIDDEQANRLRSEALREPWRL; from the coding sequence ATGTCAGCTCCGGAAAACAAGATTCCTCGCCGTCGGTTTTTGAAGTCCACTTTGGCGACCGCCGGTGCTGCCGCAATCGCGCCGATGGTCATCCCCAGTTCGGCATTGGGGCTGGACGGCGCTGTCGCTCCCAGTGAGCGGGTTGTCGTGGGGGGCATCGGTATTGGAAATCGTGGTACTTACGATCTCAGTTGCTTCTTGGAACAACCGGACGTTCAATTTGCCGCCGTTTGCGATATCAAGGAAGCCCGCCGCACGGCCGTTAAGAAGATCGCCGACGACCATCACGGCAACCAGAATTGTGACACCTATCGCGACTTTCGCGAATTGCTGGACCGCAAAGATATCGACGCGGTGCTGATCGCCACCGGCCCGAACTGGCATGCAACCGCCGCGATGACAGCGGCCAAAGCCGGCAAGGATATGTATTGCGAAAAGCCGTGCACCAAAAACATTGCCCAAAGTTTGATCCTCAAGGACACCATGCGGCGGACTGGACGGGTGTTTCAAGCGGGAACGCAGCGGAGAAATCTGCCGCACTTCGCGTTTGCCTGCGAATTGGCACGGACGGGAAAACTGGGAAAACTCAAACGTGTCTATGCCCATCCCGCCGGGATGCAAGCGATGATGAGCGGCTGGCTGCCGGCGGAACCGGAGCCGGACAAGGAAGTCGTCGATTGGAACATGTATCTCGGACCGGCAGCCTGGCGGCCGTTTAATGCGAAGTTGCTGGATGGTTTTAATTTCGAAAAAGGAGGCGGCTTGGTCGGTGGCGGCGTGCTCGAATGGGGTTCGCACTGTGTCGATCTTTGCCAATGGGCGGTCGACGATTGCCCGCCGCCGGTTGTGTACGATCCGCCCAAGGATGGCCAATTGGTCGCCCGTTACGAAAACGGTGTGGAGTTGGTCTTCCGCGAAGACGGCTGGATTCCACTCGGCTCCTGCCCGGTGCGGTTCGAAGGCGAAGATGGCTGGGTCGAAGCGGGGGACAGCGGCAAACTCGTGCTCAGTTCACCCGCGTTATTGGCTGGTCGGACCGTGGAAGAAATCGGCGGTTATCCGGCGACGTTCCACGTCCGCGATTTCCTCGACTGCGTGAAAACCCGCTCGAAACCCAAAGGCAACGCCGATGCGGCGTGCAACGCACATATCGCGTGTCACGCCGCCAACATCGCCCTGTCTCTGGATCGCCAAGTCAAATACGACAACGAAACGCACACGTTCATCGATGACGAACAGGCGAATCGTCTGCGATCCGAAGCACTGCGCGAGCCATGGCGGCTGTAG